From Bacteroidia bacterium, the proteins below share one genomic window:
- a CDS encoding MarR family transcriptional regulator — translation MSIVQELKLLKVTSALHLAHLNVLFTSGYIHGKIAQILKPFQLTVEQFNVLRILKGANDTHLCIRDITCRMIDRNSNVSRIVDKLEAHHYVRRSPSNEDKRANEVLLTEKGLNLITEITEIVQPQFNKLLNLTEEEAKDLNHLLDKARSRDATKC, via the coding sequence ATGTCTATCGTACAAGAACTTAAATTACTGAAAGTAACTTCTGCGCTCCATTTAGCGCATTTGAATGTTCTTTTTACTTCGGGATATATACATGGGAAGATTGCACAAATTCTCAAGCCATTTCAACTTACCGTAGAACAATTTAATGTGTTGCGTATTCTCAAAGGTGCTAACGATACTCATCTATGTATCAGAGATATTACTTGCAGAATGATAGATAGAAATTCAAATGTCAGTCGTATTGTTGACAAACTCGAAGCCCATCATTATGTACGTAGAAGTCCATCGAATGAGGATAAACGTGCCAATGAGGTATTGCTTACAGAAAAAGGCTTAAATCTTATTACAGAAATAACTGAGATAGTACAACCCCAATTTAATAAGCTTCTTAATTTAACTGAAGAAGAGGCAAAAGACCTCAATCATTTATTAGATAAAGCGAGAAGTCGAGATGCTACAAAATGTTAA
- a CDS encoding dihydroorotase, with the protein MSKVKLLQGLTVTHSKSKIDGEKVDVLIAGSEAKIVKHNSQKGDFEKIDYSGCLLTPAFTDLSFSLPDPGFEFRENFESAEKLALAAGFHRLCCLPNTEPVIDGKAEVNYYIKNSKQSKIEFLPLGAISKELKSEELAELFDMKRAGAVAFSNGDKAIKQSGLLKRALLYVQPFHGLIFSFPFDESISIGGVMHEGTVSVSLGLKGQPEISEFLMVKRDIEILRYTGGRLHFSGISSAESVSIIKEAKKEGLNVTCDVRALNLLCTDESLRSFDSSFKVIPPLRSETHRKALIAGLKDGTIDAISSGHRPLDAEVKDVEFIYAKYGANTLQSVWSKLLTELKGKIQASKIAEALSLGPELILGIQSPKFDYGTIDNFIVTSPQKWILDNANNHSLSDNSPFLNQTHQYRVELVFAKNKLTINK; encoded by the coding sequence ATGAGTAAAGTAAAATTACTACAAGGGTTGACCGTAACTCACTCAAAATCAAAGATTGATGGTGAAAAGGTTGATGTTTTAATTGCAGGTTCAGAAGCTAAAATTGTAAAACATAACAGCCAAAAGGGTGATTTTGAAAAAATTGATTATTCAGGGTGTTTACTTACTCCGGCCTTTACTGATTTGAGTTTTAGCCTTCCTGACCCAGGATTTGAATTTAGAGAAAACTTTGAAAGCGCAGAGAAACTTGCATTAGCTGCCGGATTCCATCGTTTGTGTTGTTTGCCTAATACAGAGCCTGTGATTGACGGAAAAGCGGAAGTCAATTATTATATCAAAAATAGCAAACAATCAAAAATAGAATTTCTTCCGTTAGGAGCCATCAGCAAAGAGTTAAAGTCAGAAGAGTTAGCAGAATTGTTTGACATGAAGCGGGCAGGAGCAGTAGCGTTTAGTAATGGAGATAAAGCAATTAAGCAATCAGGATTGTTAAAACGAGCATTGTTATATGTGCAACCGTTTCATGGTTTGATTTTTAGCTTCCCCTTTGATGAATCTATTTCTATCGGAGGTGTAATGCATGAAGGAACTGTTTCTGTGAGTCTTGGGTTGAAAGGACAACCCGAAATTTCAGAATTCTTAATGGTTAAAAGAGATATTGAAATACTCAGATATACCGGAGGAAGACTGCATTTTTCAGGAATTAGCAGTGCTGAGTCTGTTTCTATTATTAAAGAAGCAAAAAAAGAAGGGCTGAATGTTACATGTGATGTACGCGCTTTGAATCTCCTTTGTACGGATGAGAGTCTTAGAAGTTTTGATTCATCTTTCAAAGTGATACCGCCACTCAGATCCGAAACCCATAGAAAAGCCTTGATTGCAGGACTAAAGGATGGTACTATTGACGCAATCAGCAGTGGACACAGACCTTTGGATGCAGAGGTGAAGGATGTTGAATTTATTTATGCAAAATATGGTGCAAATACCTTGCAATCAGTGTGGTCAAAGCTACTTACAGAGCTAAAAGGTAAAATTCAAGCATCAAAAATTGCTGAGGCATTATCATTGGGACCCGAACTAATTTTAGGAATTCAATCCCCTAAATTTGATTATGGTACTATTGATAACTTTATAGTTACCAGCCCGCAAAAATGGATTTTAGACAATGCAAACAATCATTCATTGTCTGATAACTCTCCATTTTTAAACCAGACACACCAGTATCGCGTTGAACTGGTTTTTGCTAAAAATAAATTAACCATTAATAAATAA
- a CDS encoding N-acetylmuramidase family protein produces the protein MSAKRHRKKSRKLWVLILLCIIVGGAYYIYSHRTQSLKYFETQFNPSGLEQVEINYGKSIDLAAGTFDLPPHFLKALCMLECSGRKIVKPRFEKHVYKRLIEVKEGKISNYEHVTPSMLSDATDEALRNLASSWGPFQLMGYKCLLLNIKIADIRGDDGVYWGVKWINETYGKMLRKGRFKDAFHIHNTGRPHPIGAPRTYDPNYVTNGLKYMEYFNKPQIMQPSKD, from the coding sequence ATGAGTGCTAAAAGACACCGAAAGAAAAGTAGAAAATTATGGGTTTTGATTCTCTTGTGCATAATTGTAGGTGGAGCATATTATATATACAGTCATCGCACTCAATCACTTAAATATTTTGAGACACAATTTAATCCTTCCGGATTAGAACAAGTTGAAATCAATTATGGAAAAAGTATTGACTTGGCAGCCGGCACATTCGACCTTCCACCACATTTTCTGAAAGCACTCTGCATGCTGGAGTGTTCCGGCAGGAAAATAGTAAAACCTCGTTTTGAGAAACATGTGTACAAAAGATTAATAGAAGTAAAAGAGGGCAAGATATCCAATTATGAGCACGTTACCCCTTCAATGCTCTCAGACGCAACTGATGAAGCTCTCAGAAACTTAGCGAGTTCATGGGGTCCTTTTCAACTTATGGGATATAAATGTTTATTGCTAAACATTAAAATAGCGGATATCAGGGGTGATGACGGTGTGTATTGGGGAGTTAAATGGATCAATGAAACGTATGGCAAAATGCTGAGAAAAGGAAGATTCAAAGATGCTTTTCACATTCATAACACCGGCAGACCGCACCCAATAGGAGCACCACGTACTTACGATCCTAATTACGTTACGAATGGTCTAAAGTATATGGAATACTTTAATAAACCACAAATAATGCAGCCTTCAAAGGATTGA
- the atpA gene encoding F0F1 ATP synthase subunit alpha: protein MTTAIRPDEVSAILKEQIANFRSDIELQEVGTVLQVGDGIARIHGLSEVQSGEIIEFSNGVKAIVLNLEEDNVGAVLLGSSSQVKEGDTVKRTGTIASINVSEKMLGRVVNTLGEPIDGKGAIEGPFFEMPIERKAPGVLYREPVKQPLQTGIKAIDAMIPIGRGQRELIIGDRQTGKTAVAIDTIINQKEFYEKGQPVYCVYVACGQKESTVKQIVKTLEDRGAMPYTVVVSAAASSPSPLQFYAPMAGCAIAEYFRDTGRPALIVYDDLSKQAVAYREVSLLLRRPPGREAYPGDVFYLHSRLLERACKLNSSDEITANMNDLPVSLKGMVKGGGSITALPIIETQAGDVSAYIPTNVISITDGQIFLESNLFNSGVRPAINVGISVSRVGASAQIKSMKKVAGTLKLDQAQYRELEAFAKFGSDLDAATKSVLEKGARNVEILKQGQYNPYRVEQQIAIIYLGTNGLLNKIPVNKVRAFEESYLDTLKNKHKETLNQLASGKIDDAITGVLTSVADEVSKGFI, encoded by the coding sequence ATGACAACAGCAATAAGACCCGATGAGGTTTCAGCAATTCTAAAAGAACAAATCGCAAATTTCCGTTCAGATATTGAATTGCAGGAAGTTGGTACCGTTCTTCAAGTTGGAGACGGAATTGCCCGTATTCATGGTTTATCTGAGGTTCAATCAGGTGAAATTATTGAATTCTCCAATGGTGTAAAAGCAATTGTGCTTAACTTAGAGGAAGACAACGTAGGAGCTGTACTTCTTGGTAGTTCATCACAAGTAAAAGAAGGTGATACAGTAAAGCGTACAGGAACCATTGCATCTATCAATGTATCAGAAAAGATGCTTGGTCGTGTTGTAAATACACTTGGAGAACCAATTGATGGAAAAGGAGCAATAGAAGGTCCTTTCTTTGAAATGCCAATTGAAAGAAAAGCACCCGGAGTATTATATCGTGAACCTGTAAAACAACCCTTACAGACCGGTATCAAAGCGATTGACGCTATGATTCCGATTGGTAGAGGACAAAGGGAATTAATCATTGGTGACAGACAAACCGGAAAAACTGCCGTTGCTATTGATACAATTATTAATCAAAAAGAATTTTACGAAAAAGGTCAACCGGTTTATTGTGTTTATGTTGCCTGTGGGCAAAAAGAATCAACAGTAAAACAAATTGTTAAGACCTTAGAAGATAGAGGTGCAATGCCTTATACAGTTGTTGTATCTGCAGCAGCATCTTCTCCTTCCCCTTTACAATTCTATGCTCCAATGGCTGGATGTGCTATTGCTGAGTATTTCCGTGATACCGGTCGTCCTGCACTTATTGTGTATGATGATTTATCTAAACAAGCAGTGGCATATCGTGAGGTGTCATTATTGTTAAGAAGACCTCCGGGACGTGAGGCATATCCGGGTGATGTGTTTTATTTACACTCTCGTTTGCTTGAAAGAGCTTGTAAACTCAATTCATCCGATGAAATTACTGCAAATATGAATGACCTTCCAGTATCGCTAAAAGGCATGGTTAAAGGAGGAGGTTCTATTACTGCGCTTCCCATCATTGAGACACAAGCAGGAGACGTTTCAGCGTATATTCCAACAAACGTAATTTCTATTACAGATGGACAAATATTCCTTGAATCAAACTTGTTTAACTCAGGTGTAAGACCTGCAATTAACGTAGGTATTTCTGTATCTCGTGTGGGAGCTAGTGCACAGATTAAATCAATGAAAAAGGTTGCAGGAACATTAAAGCTTGACCAAGCGCAATATCGCGAACTTGAGGCGTTTGCTAAGTTTGGCTCTGACCTTGATGCTGCAACTAAATCTGTTTTAGAAAAAGGTGCAAGAAACGTAGAGATATTAAAACAAGGACAATATAATCCTTATAGGGTTGAACAACAGATTGCGATCATCTATTTGGGTACCAACGGATTATTAAATAAAATTCCGGTAAATAAAGTGAGAGCGTTTGAAGAAAGTTATCTTGATACACTTAAAAACAAGCATAAAGAAACCTTGAATCAACTTGCATCCGGCAAGATTGACGATGCAATTACAGGAGTTCTTACATCTGTAGCAGATGAAGTGTCAAAAGGGTTTATTTGA
- a CDS encoding FAD:protein FMN transferase: MKVFALISISVILIACNRDTGYVEITGETMGSTYVIKLEGEKGLKPRIDSLLSEFSQLFSTYDENAFLYKFNHNTLTDADLQHLTERQCKWMTDIFKTSLVIYHKTERAFNPALGPLFRFWGFGDNSKNPDDIDSLVIDSMLRYCNYENFSFKGCFPQKPNANSELNFNAIAAGYATDVIALFFDSLGIENYLINITGELKAKGFNPSGELWQISIEKPADNKEMNAGMFTMELNNKAMATSGNYRNFFKIDGKKYGHTIDPTTGYPTHNNLLSATVISKSGATCDGLATAFMVMGFEDAKRMILSDSSLDGVLIYESNGEMKIWISWEQ; the protein is encoded by the coding sequence ATGAAAGTATTTGCACTTATTTCAATTTCTGTCATTTTAATAGCTTGTAATCGAGATACAGGTTATGTTGAAATAACGGGTGAAACCATGGGCTCAACTTATGTAATCAAACTTGAAGGAGAAAAAGGACTCAAGCCCCGAATTGATTCACTTTTGTCAGAATTTAGTCAACTGTTTTCTACTTATGACGAAAATGCATTTCTATATAAATTCAATCATAACACATTGACAGATGCTGACTTACAACATCTAACAGAAAGACAGTGTAAATGGATGACAGATATCTTTAAAACATCATTAGTTATCTATCACAAAACAGAAAGAGCCTTTAATCCTGCGTTAGGTCCTTTATTCAGATTTTGGGGTTTTGGCGACAACTCTAAAAATCCTGATGACATTGATTCTTTAGTGATTGACAGCATGCTGCGCTACTGCAACTATGAGAATTTTAGTTTTAAAGGTTGTTTTCCTCAAAAGCCGAATGCAAATTCAGAGCTTAATTTTAACGCAATAGCGGCCGGATATGCGACTGACGTGATTGCTTTGTTTTTTGACTCTCTTGGTATTGAAAACTATCTTATCAATATTACCGGAGAGCTAAAAGCTAAAGGGTTCAATCCAAGTGGTGAATTGTGGCAAATCAGTATAGAAAAACCTGCTGATAATAAAGAAATGAATGCAGGCATGTTTACAATGGAACTGAATAATAAGGCAATGGCAACCAGTGGCAATTATAGAAACTTTTTCAAAATAGATGGAAAGAAATATGGACACACCATTGACCCCACAACCGGATACCCCACTCATAACAATCTTCTAAGTGCAACTGTAATTTCAAAATCCGGTGCAACCTGTGATGGGCTTGCGACAGCTTTTATGGTTATGGGGTTTGAGGATGCAAAAAGGATGATTTTGAGTGATAGTTCACTTGATGGAGTGCTCATTTATGAATCTAATGGAGAGATGAAAATTTGGATAAGTTGGGAGCAATAA
- a CDS encoding MFS transporter, whose amino-acid sequence MTEERKLWNKDFIIAGASYFLFAFSFNLLMPTLPIYLSEVLHVTPSNIGIVLSSYAIALLFVRPFCGFLVDSYERKPLLIIGTLLFVLTYFGYYYAVSVAFFVTLRFVHGAFWGLSTVSANTVAIDIIPSSRRSEGIGYFGVNTNIAMAMAPYIAVYIYDAYGFDFLVTCALLMGLLSVLVALFIQTPKRDHKKDNVPPISLDRFILVKGIPILINQLFLTFGWGTLVAFAVLYGKSIGIENAGVFFLFLAGGIVLSRVTSGKFVDKGYLHSVMIIALSAITIGFVGFALLHSIFYYCAFAFVIGIGYGTLFPALQTIYIDMAPAAKRGTANSTYLTGFDLGIGIGMLLGAYLNGKYGLANTYLFTATFCLLSILIYWFNSRRVFEKNRLVKDF is encoded by the coding sequence ATGACAGAAGAACGGAAACTGTGGAACAAGGATTTTATTATTGCAGGAGCATCTTATTTTCTTTTTGCATTCTCGTTTAACTTGCTCATGCCAACCTTGCCTATCTATTTATCAGAGGTATTGCATGTTACACCTTCAAATATTGGAATAGTCCTGTCATCCTATGCCATTGCATTGTTGTTTGTGCGTCCGTTTTGTGGTTTTTTAGTTGATTCTTATGAAAGAAAACCCTTGCTTATTATAGGGACTCTGTTGTTTGTCTTAACTTATTTTGGATACTATTATGCTGTTTCTGTTGCATTTTTTGTTACTCTACGCTTTGTACATGGAGCATTTTGGGGACTTTCAACCGTCTCTGCAAATACTGTAGCCATTGATATTATTCCCTCGTCAAGAAGGTCTGAGGGTATAGGTTATTTTGGAGTGAACACAAATATTGCAATGGCAATGGCTCCCTATATTGCAGTGTATATTTATGATGCTTATGGATTTGACTTCTTGGTTACTTGTGCTTTGCTGATGGGCTTGCTATCGGTTTTGGTAGCACTTTTTATTCAAACCCCTAAACGGGATCATAAGAAAGATAATGTACCTCCTATCTCGTTGGATAGGTTTATACTTGTGAAAGGTATTCCGATTTTAATCAATCAACTTTTTCTCACTTTTGGTTGGGGAACATTGGTAGCCTTTGCAGTTCTATATGGCAAATCAATCGGAATTGAAAATGCGGGTGTTTTCTTTTTGTTTCTTGCAGGAGGTATCGTATTGTCAAGGGTTACTTCAGGAAAGTTTGTAGATAAAGGCTATCTTCATTCGGTCATGATTATTGCCTTGTCAGCTATTACAATCGGATTTGTTGGTTTTGCACTCTTGCATAGTATTTTTTATTATTGTGCATTTGCCTTTGTTATTGGCATAGGCTATGGAACTTTATTCCCAGCACTTCAAACCATTTATATAGATATGGCTCCGGCAGCAAAAAGAGGAACTGCTAATTCTACTTATCTAACGGGATTTGACTTAGGCATAGGCATTGGAATGTTGTTGGGAGCCTATTTGAACGGTAAATATGGCTTAGCAAATACGTACTTATTTACAGCAACTTTCTGTTTGCTCTCTATTTTGATTTATTGGTTCAATTCAAGAAGAGTATTTGAAAAAAATAGATTAGTCAAGGATTTTTAA
- a CDS encoding DUF4199 domain-containing protein, translating to MEENQNPEVTDYDALLKSHKPFKIALKYGVLLAMVTIIIDLVFFIITNDPTATSSGGLSVLQMVVLGALTIYLASKEHSMKDLQGYIPYKRIMGMGALVGLFSGVVTGLYAVLKSKYMYDPNLDIELRITEELEKTASTMSEEEYEKAKDMAIKFAKIFISAPVMLVMSILFSTFWSFILSLLVGLSFKKEFPQD from the coding sequence ATGGAGGAAAACCAAAATCCTGAAGTAACAGACTATGATGCATTATTGAAAAGTCATAAACCTTTCAAGATTGCATTGAAATATGGTGTATTGCTTGCGATGGTTACTATTATTATAGATTTAGTATTCTTTATTATTACAAATGATCCAACCGCAACGAGCAGTGGCGGATTATCTGTGTTACAAATGGTAGTCTTGGGAGCACTCACAATCTATCTTGCATCTAAAGAACATTCCATGAAGGATTTACAAGGCTATATACCGTATAAACGCATTATGGGTATGGGTGCCTTAGTTGGGTTGTTTAGCGGTGTAGTTACAGGTTTGTATGCTGTTCTCAAGTCAAAATATATGTATGATCCAAATTTAGACATAGAACTAAGGATTACCGAAGAACTTGAGAAAACTGCTTCTACAATGTCTGAAGAGGAGTATGAAAAGGCAAAAGATATGGCAATCAAGTTTGCCAAAATATTTATCTCTGCACCGGTGATGTTGGTAATGTCTATACTCTTTTCTACATTTTGGTCATTTATTCTAAGTCTATTAGTTGGATTAAGTTTCAAAAAAGAATTTCCACAAGATTAA
- a CDS encoding glycosyltransferase family 2 protein, whose product MLDISLVIPLLNEEESIQELVSWIERVMQEHQYSYEIIMIDDGSTDHSWKIISQLNAQNPQLKGIRFRRNYGKSAALNIGFAKAEGEYVITMDADLQDSPDEIPELYKMMKEEGYDLISGWKKVRYDNTFTKNLPSKLYNGVNRKISGLKLHDMNCGLKIYKNEVVKNIEVYGDMHRYIPVLAKNVGFKKIGEKVVQHRARKYGKTKFGIERFLNGFLDLLTLTFVGRFSKKPMHFFGVWGVLFFFLGFCASLGIGIHKLWVLYHGGQAPLVTSSPYFYLALLCMILGVQLFLAGFLGELISRESKDRNTYSVKEMLGISHNV is encoded by the coding sequence ATGTTAGATATTTCACTTGTCATACCGCTTTTAAACGAAGAAGAATCTATACAGGAGTTGGTCTCATGGATAGAGCGAGTAATGCAAGAACATCAATATTCTTATGAAATTATCATGATTGATGATGGCAGTACTGACCATAGTTGGAAAATAATTTCTCAACTCAATGCACAAAATCCTCAACTAAAAGGAATCCGATTTAGAAGAAATTATGGTAAGTCAGCAGCGTTAAATATTGGATTTGCTAAAGCGGAAGGAGAGTATGTTATCACTATGGACGCTGACCTTCAAGATAGTCCTGATGAAATTCCAGAACTATATAAGATGATGAAGGAAGAGGGTTATGATTTGATAAGTGGATGGAAAAAAGTAAGATATGACAATACATTTACAAAGAATCTGCCTTCTAAACTATATAACGGTGTAAATAGAAAAATTTCAGGACTGAAATTACACGATATGAATTGCGGTCTCAAAATATACAAGAATGAGGTTGTGAAAAATATCGAAGTATATGGTGATATGCACAGATACATTCCTGTTTTAGCAAAGAATGTAGGTTTTAAAAAGATTGGCGAAAAAGTAGTACAACACCGAGCACGTAAATACGGTAAGACCAAATTTGGTATTGAGCGGTTCTTAAATGGATTTCTTGATTTACTTACTCTGACATTTGTGGGTAGATTTTCCAAAAAACCTATGCACTTTTTTGGAGTTTGGGGGGTATTATTTTTCTTCTTGGGTTTCTGTGCCTCTTTAGGAATCGGCATTCACAAACTATGGGTGCTTTATCATGGCGGTCAAGCGCCTTTGGTTACTTCAAGCCCATACTTTTATTTAGCTCTACTATGTATGATTTTGGGTGTGCAGCTGTTTTTAGCAGGTTTTTTAGGAGAGTTAATTTCTAGAGAAAGTAAAGACAGAAATACATACTCAGTTAAGGAGATGCTGGGGATTTCGCATAATGTGTAG
- a CDS encoding BatA domain-containing protein — MKFHAPYLLWFLLLGLIPIIIHLFRFRRYRKVMFTRVDLLKQITIKSGLGNRLRKIVLMTLRVLGILSLVFAFALPFVPSRTAVANNPKNKLIVFLDNSLSMGGEGAEGVLFEAAKNRARMLVNDLSNEFSFFLVSHAQNQDFSKALDKDEMLQAIDKLSLTNSTLPEKDVLSILQSLTDNHSICAYISDFRKGFVKQLPENPELKGLFYWLNVPANQVENLAIDSAWFFSPQLQPEQMLKLMVKVTNYGKDNAKDVSLRLVENNAVKGVVNVNVEAGRSAIAEIPFNAGAEGWKNATLGLPGNDIHYDDQYFLSYLIQKGANGLIISDNGPSQYLKALFTEEAGFHVNFITPFQIVFDKLKEVDFIICHDLVNVSSGLADELNKFVNAGGALIVFPNAGVTQTTINQILERCQTNVYANPVKQAISAELWNMNDPLLHGVFQNVPKNIDLPVIYEYNPILSNAGQLAFWKLKNGSPLAVRTKRGSGMVFSIAVPLDKAYSNLVTHPLFVPFMLRIASFKETDANIAYETGKDEMLALKGLQLTKDAIWKLKNNKIELVPEIVMRDNHTYLLTHGIIQEPGIYSLTVNQNKEQYRFAFNLPRSESVSAVEDKETLKKKADEWGVKLLYEPAAYIANEIKKEGEGTPLWRYFIVFALLFLISEMILLRIWKV, encoded by the coding sequence ATGAAATTTCATGCGCCCTATCTATTGTGGTTTTTGTTATTAGGGCTGATTCCGATTATCATTCATTTATTTCGTTTTAGGCGTTACCGAAAAGTAATGTTTACCAGGGTTGATTTGCTGAAGCAAATTACAATCAAATCAGGCTTGGGAAATCGGTTGCGCAAAATCGTTCTCATGACCCTCAGGGTATTAGGGATTTTATCTCTTGTTTTTGCATTTGCCCTGCCTTTTGTTCCAAGCCGTACTGCAGTGGCAAATAATCCAAAAAATAAATTAATTGTTTTTCTTGATAATTCGTTGAGCATGGGTGGAGAAGGAGCAGAGGGTGTCCTTTTTGAGGCTGCAAAAAATCGCGCCAGAATGTTGGTCAATGATTTATCAAATGAGTTTAGCTTTTTTCTTGTAAGTCATGCACAGAATCAAGATTTCTCAAAAGCATTAGATAAGGACGAGATGCTGCAAGCTATTGACAAACTCTCGCTTACAAACTCAACACTTCCGGAAAAAGATGTTTTGTCAATTCTGCAATCTCTCACTGATAATCATAGCATTTGTGCCTATATATCTGATTTTAGAAAGGGATTTGTCAAGCAACTGCCTGAAAATCCCGAATTGAAAGGGCTGTTTTATTGGTTAAATGTGCCTGCCAATCAAGTTGAAAATTTGGCTATTGATTCTGCGTGGTTTTTTTCACCTCAATTACAACCGGAACAGATGTTAAAATTGATGGTTAAAGTTACAAACTATGGAAAGGACAATGCAAAAGATGTCAGTCTGAGATTAGTAGAAAATAATGCAGTCAAGGGAGTAGTCAATGTGAATGTTGAAGCAGGAAGAAGTGCGATTGCTGAGATCCCATTTAATGCAGGTGCAGAAGGTTGGAAAAATGCAACATTAGGATTGCCGGGTAATGACATACATTATGATGATCAATATTTTTTGTCCTATCTAATTCAAAAAGGTGCTAATGGATTAATCATAAGTGATAACGGACCTTCTCAGTATCTTAAAGCCTTATTTACAGAGGAGGCGGGATTTCATGTCAATTTTATAACACCCTTTCAAATTGTTTTTGATAAGTTAAAGGAGGTAGATTTTATCATTTGCCATGACTTGGTTAATGTGAGCTCAGGATTAGCAGATGAGTTGAATAAGTTTGTAAATGCAGGGGGGGCACTCATTGTGTTTCCCAATGCAGGTGTAACACAAACGACAATAAATCAAATACTGGAACGATGTCAAACAAATGTTTATGCCAACCCGGTTAAACAAGCTATATCTGCTGAATTATGGAATATGAACGATCCGTTGCTTCATGGTGTTTTTCAGAATGTTCCCAAAAATATTGATTTGCCTGTCATTTATGAATATAACCCTATTCTATCAAATGCCGGACAGTTAGCATTTTGGAAATTAAAAAATGGAAGCCCTCTTGCTGTAAGAACTAAGCGCGGTTCAGGTATGGTATTCTCCATTGCAGTCCCTTTAGATAAAGCGTATAGCAATTTGGTAACACATCCGCTATTTGTGCCTTTTATGTTGCGTATAGCATCTTTCAAAGAAACAGATGCTAATATAGCTTATGAAACGGGAAAGGATGAAATGCTTGCTCTGAAAGGATTACAGCTAACTAAGGATGCAATATGGAAGTTAAAAAACAATAAAATTGAGTTAGTGCCTGAAATTGTCATGCGTGATAATCATACTTATTTACTTACTCATGGTATCATTCAAGAACCAGGTATTTATTCTTTGACTGTTAACCAAAACAAAGAGCAATATCGTTTTGCTTTTAATTTGCCCAGGTCTGAATCTGTTTCAGCGGTAGAAGACAAAGAGACATTAAAAAAGAAAGCCGATGAATGGGGTGTGAAATTATTGTATGAGCCGGCAGCATATATAGCCAATGAAATTAAGAAGGAAGGCGAAGGGACTCCTTTGTGGCGATATTTTATTGTTTTTGCGCTATTGTTTTTGATTTCAGAAATGATTTTGTTACGAATTTGGAAAGTTTAA
- the atpG gene encoding ATP synthase F1 subunit gamma, with the protein MGSLKEVRGRISSTISTQQITKAMKMVSATKLRKAQIGIMQMRPYEKALSNILQNLSDSVNDERLSAFFKQKEKGKTLLVVITSDRGLCGAFNANVIKKTKSLITGNYADLVKNQQLEILPIGKKGYDTLKKDGNLNINTKYINIFQDLNSNNANAVVETILNAYLNDEYSSVEIIYNQFKNAATQVLVHDRFLPVKITVSSETTLNNDYIFEPGKFEILQELIPRTLKTKFYRYLLDSFASEHGARMIAMDKATENAGELLKSLRLQYNQARQAAITNEISEIVGGAAALAG; encoded by the coding sequence ATGGGAAGTTTAAAAGAAGTAAGAGGTAGAATTTCTAGTACAATCTCAACACAGCAGATTACCAAAGCAATGAAAATGGTTTCTGCTACAAAGTTGAGAAAAGCGCAGATAGGTATTATGCAAATGAGACCTTATGAAAAGGCTCTAAGCAATATTCTTCAAAATCTATCTGATAGCGTTAACGATGAAAGACTTTCTGCATTTTTTAAACAAAAAGAAAAAGGTAAAACACTGTTGGTGGTTATCACCTCCGACAGAGGGCTGTGCGGTGCTTTTAATGCCAATGTAATTAAGAAAACTAAATCTTTGATTACAGGTAATTATGCTGATCTTGTTAAAAATCAACAGCTAGAAATACTACCAATTGGAAAGAAAGGATATGATACGTTAAAAAAAGATGGCAATCTGAATATTAACACTAAGTATATCAACATTTTCCAAGATTTAAACAGCAACAATGCAAATGCAGTTGTAGAGACAATATTGAATGCATATTTGAACGATGAATATTCAAGTGTTGAGATTATTTACAATCAATTTAAAAATGCTGCTACTCAGGTCTTGGTTCATGACAGATTTCTACCTGTAAAAATTACAGTCTCTTCAGAGACTACGCTCAATAATGACTATATTTTTGAGCCCGGTAAATTTGAAATTTTACAAGAGCTTATTCCAAGAACGCTTAAAACTAAATTCTATCGTTACCTCCTTGACTCTTTTGCTTCTGAACATGGAGCAAGAATGATTGCGATGGATAAAGCAACTGAAAATGCGGGTGAGCTATTAAAATCTTTGCGTTTACAGTACAACCAAGCACGTCAAGCTGCCATTACCAATGAGATATCTGAGATTGTTGGTGGTGCAGCTGCATTAGCCGGTTAA